Within Rhipicephalus microplus isolate Deutch F79 chromosome 9, USDA_Rmic, whole genome shotgun sequence, the genomic segment TGTCCTGAAGTGCCAGGAACGTATGCATCAAGAATGTAACGGTGCCAACAGAAGGCTGTTAAAGCAGAGGCACTTAACGGCATTCCTCATTTGTTTTCGGTGTAGGAGGAAAGGAGGAGAAAAGCTGCGAGTCTGCGCTTACCTCATACAGCGCATTCATCCGTGCCGACTGGTtatgccctcgcgatctccgacgacagtgcagctctggaaGACTGGGTTTGTCCTACGCCACTTCCTGACGCCGGTctcctacgacgacgacagcgtagctctggccgactgcattagccctacgccatctcctgtcgccgacaagagctctcgccagtggtgccccgtcctcggactcctgcaaccgtgtccatctttcctgtcttcttcttacttccgtcgttcgctctctccttcctctctctctatctctctaccttttaatcctatctttttaTTCCTTTCTCTACCccaatccctcgtgagctactgtttagGTGTCCTCCTCCtgaaagacagttacggggctcacttttactttcacttaaaatcactccccccccccccctttaatgacaagaagagagcagagtggattaggaaacaaaccggggttaaagatatcatagttgaaatcaggaagagcaaatggacataggccggtcatgtagcgcgtagacaggatagacGCTGGTTAGTACATAGTAGACTGCGATGCTAATCTCGAAGGCTCGGCCACGTACCGTCTGAAGATAATCAGCCGAGATTAGGACGGCGCACGAAAAAGTCATTGTTAGATTAGATACTCCACTTAATAAATGGAAACGCGGATTATAAGAGGAAATGTTTATTGAGTAGTCAGATATTCATTCTGAAAGATTAAAATCAACGCATTTATCAATGTAAATTTCTACTCAATAAACAATTAAAAACTTTGATTGGTTTATCAAACGACTTTTTCAGTAGGGTAAACGAATATACCTAATGCGCGCATAAAACTAAATGAATAGAAAAATGGGAACCCTAATGCGGCGTTTCACCAAAAAAATTTtaggaaaagggggggggggggtcaactaTTCGTTGTGTATGTTCGTGCGGGCATTTgtatgtgtgcatatatatatatatatatatatatatatatatatatatatatatatatatatatatatatatatatatatatatatatatatatataaacaaagaTTTCGGGGGGAAAAGTTTTTGATTCCCCCCTCCTCTCAGGTTCTCCACTAAGGGACGCGGCATTCGgttcatgtacattgagcactatcggacaagaaagggttgctacattatactcgctgggtgtaacctccttagttttagaaaggtttagcgagcgttgagccgcagggccatgaatacaatgaactagtatataccatgaatgaattcgaggtggttaaaggggggaagcaaatacgaagcgcaagccgtaagaaattgaaagctgaatcctcctgtctctcatttcacattatcagccactggcatgtacattgagcactatctggcaggaaaaggttgctacgttatactcgctgggcgtaacctccttggttttagaaaggtttaacgagcattgggccgcagtgccgtgaatacagtgaactagtgtataccatgaactcgaggtggttaaaggtgggaagtagacccgaagcgcaagccgtaagaaagtgtgtgtgtgccacctctcgtttagtccttggactgttcactgaatggcggtgcttctatatggggaatatatgataaaaagatgtgagatggtgggacttggagtgttgaatatatggacgaacggacacacagacagatgcatggatggacgcatgaacggatgcaggggcggacgcatgaacgaacgcagggacgggcgcacgaagagacgcatggacggtcacacagacggacgcatggacggaagaatgcttcgccccactctccatcattcactccgtggatatgctgccatttctttttctGGGGACGTTTCTTTGGTATCCCAGGCACTGGCCCTCTGGCTCGGCTCACACGAAAAGGCGCAACTATTTTTCTGTCAGGTGGTGAGTCCTGCTTAATGCTGTATGCGAACGAGTGTTACGTCATCTCAATTAATTGAGAGCCTTAAAGGCCTTATCGAAAGCGAAAATCACTATGGGTGTCGGTTGCGTCGTAGTTAGCGCGAGTGCTGCGAAATTGAATCACTATGAGGTCACGTCACCATATGATGACAGACTTCGCTAAAATTGCATAACGCCATCATGATGCCAATTATTTGTGACGGCTCATGATGACGTCATTGCATGGCATCGTCGCTTGCTCGAAATGAGGCGATCACGGAGGAATTGAGAAATCACGTGAGGTGCAGTAAGCTTCTAATGTTTCCGAACACGGGGGCAGTGCGTAATCACGTTGAAATGACAAAAGCGTTTGGAGGAGCGCGCGTAGGGGGAGGGGTGTTGAAGCAATGCAATCGACTGGGCAGGACAACCCTCCCAATCTCTTCCGCGTTGAACTAAGgcgactcgaaggcgaaagccatgTTCTTCTttcagtggcgaagctccttaaagctgagCCGTGCTATATTGTAAGTATTAGAGCGCAACGTAGTAAACCCTAGAAACTGCGATATGACGCGCTACCTACTTGCCCAACAGAAAGCTTTAACGGGCCTTGTTGTCCGCATCCGGCCGGATCCACAAAATTAAACCGAAACATAACACCTGCACCCCGGAAAACGCACACACCTGCCTATAagtattcggcagatcccacgtacccgggaatcgacgttatgcgaagcatgcggagggaaggtgaccgtgctgcatattttttttttacattttttctttcttctctagtTGGAGAACCTCGCGTGGAGTTCGACCATTGGATTAaactaaacatttttttattgtaacgAACACACTGCACACAAGTTTacacgttttcttttttaactTGACAGCGAACTTAACAAGCATGGCTCTTTATACTTTCCGCTAATCGATGTTAGGCTATTCCAAGACAACAGCATCGTCAAAACCACTGCGATACTGCTTTCGCTCAGGGCAACAACTTGAGACAGAGCTTGCAGGTTAAGCCACGTCGATTGATGTCAGCTGCTCTGTTCCGTGACGGTGCACGGTTTCAGTCGTCCGAGGAAGCAACACTTTGTAAAGGTGTCCCGAGTATTCACAGAAATCTCCCCAGCAGTATTCACCTTCCTGTGCCTGCATTACAAGTGATGGTGTATGCCGTActtgaaaatatttaaaaaaatgtagtGTTGTTGTACAAGCAGGCAGAGAAAATCGCAGCGTTAATCAGATTTACCTGCCGACAGTCTTCTGCGTTGCACTGTTTGGTACATCTTGGGTGTAGGAAGTTCCACACTTGCTATGTTACAAGGAATAGAGGGTAATCACCCAAGTCGTTGACTGAATTGTGGAGAATGACGTCGAGGGCATGGTGTACCAGAATAGTGTTCACTATATACTTCATATATACTTTTAAGGTAAACAGCGCGAAATATGAATACAGAGAAGTAGGAAGACACTGCAGGACAAGCTTCTCTGTCTCCGTATTTCGTGCTGTTTACCTTAAAAAttgttaccaacttgcccaattttCAATACTACTTCATATATAATTTTAAATCACTGTAGTCGTGGGTTTGCAACTTTCTTTATCAGCAAAAGCTGTAGTGGAACGCCTGTCCAGACAAGTTACGACGCTGAAGCCACTCATTTCAAGTAACGTACCTAGATTTTTCCCTGTTCCTTTTGAAGGGAAAAAGACTTCAGTTTTAATATCGACTGGATACTGTTCACCCAAGGCATCGGCAGAGCTCTTATCCAATATTCACGTGGGACAATATATTTGTGGGAAAGTACGGATCAATCTAACATTCATGAGACCACGCGAAAGGCAGAACGAATTTTCTCACATTTGTCCCTATAGTATTTGCAGTTCCCAGTGGACGCAACGCGAATCCCGAACGCTTCCAGCAAGTCTTTAGATATTTCCCTTGTGTGAAGCATCCACTGTGCAGACAGTGTCACGGTGTTGTACATCCCAAAAGGTCGAATGTTTGAGTGAACCTGTTAGAAATAACAGCCAAGTATATAGCTTTTCACGGTGACAGTTAAGGTAGTGAGATCCACTGGTCATGGCACTCGTAAGACATGTCTTAAATATCACGCGTTTCGCATACCTCAGACAAATGTTGATGTCGTTGTCGTTTGTGTCTTAAGAGTGACTACGTAAtgttaacacacaaaaaaaggtttggaacgtgaaaaaaaaggaaaacactaCTAAAACCACTTTTCGCAGCCACTGCTTCAATGTGACTGTTGCTGCAATTGAATCGGCGATCCATGCAACTCTTGGAATTCCAGCGCAGCCACTTTTGCGTTGAGAATTTGGTTGCCTTCACCTAAACAAATGAGCACCTTCGCATTACCTTTACCCGCGaacaaaacaaatcaaaacaAAAACATCTTTCAGATGATCCCTCGACCACTTGTAGAGGTCTTGACTACTTGCACTCGACCTCTTGTAGCGACGCTGTAAGTCCAACGTCAAGCAGCCACCTTTTTCGTCCTATTGAACTTGCACGGGTCTCCAAAAGCGGTACCTATGAAAACGCGCATACTACTTGGTGGTTAGGTCAACAGTCGGGGACAGGTGGCGCTACAATCGGTGTGCACGCCGCTCGAACCAACAGGATGGAACGTCTTTCTCAGAGGAAGGTCACTTCTCTTCTTCCTCTGCCCGTTGATTGTAGTGCATGGGCGACGAAGCGGTGCCTGCTCAGCGAGCTGCTGGTCGAGAAGGCCTTGACGCATTCCGAACACTTGAAGGGCCGCTCTCCAGTGTGCGTTCGTCGGTGGCCCACCAGGTGAGTCTTCTGGGTGAAAGCTGCCTGACACTCTTCGCACCTGCGGTCAGACCATTAATGTGACGCTGAAAAAGAAACCTTGACTGTTCCTATTTTTGACTGTTCCTTGACTGTTGCTTTAGTTCGTTCGACACATCACCTTCAACTAAGCGATCATTTCTTTATTGGTTCTTTTAATGATTTATTTCCCTTAGAAAAAAATGGGTACGGGAACTTGCGTTGCCCTCTTTTTGTCTCACGGAGAAGTCGATTACCTGAAGTAAGCTCATGATGACAATGCAAATCACCCATATGTACGATGATAATGCCGTTGTAATAACGCAAAGACCTGTCGCCAAATATAGTCACAACGGCATGATACATTACTCGAGCAGTGAGTTCGAATAACTTATAAAGCCGTGGGTGTCGGAAGGGTTcagttgtagttaggtgccatctaCAGTATTTATGTAGCCGTGTCGAGGGCCACTACCCTCGCGAGCACTACCGTTATACATCAGCTTACCGATTATCGTGTTTCTAATACTGTGTGCGTTATCGAGGGTGCAAAAAAAGCGCTTgcttcgtgccccccccccctccttctacCACTCTAAGCAACAAAAGCCAGCGCTAGTCATGTTTCATCTGTCTCGTCTTCGTTGTTCTGGCGCAATTTTTTTACTGTGGGTATGTACCAAGCTCAAGCTCTGCAGGAGGACTTGTTCTTGGGCTACAGTTGCCTTGTTTGCCTCAAACAGCACCTCCTCGATTTTAGAAATGCGAGCCAGATGCACACAATCCAGCCATTCACCACCTTCTCCTCTAGCCttttcctgctctcgcccatcgccttgccttcacgtgtgctttgcggtcatgggagAGAGATACCATTATGTGGTGCCTCATGACGTAAATAATATTCATTTTTTGTCCAGTTGTGTTTTTAGTGTTTGCATTGTTGGCAGTCACGCTGGCTCGTAAGGGACATGGTGTTTTGAGATAGTGCGACACCGTTCGTGActctatgcgggcaaccaatgtgGACGCTTCACTGTGACGCTGCTGCATCACAAACACTGTGAGGTGGCGGAGGCATTGCATCGAGCCACAaaggagcacgaaggaacaaatctgacagacgtatgatattggagAAGGAAACACGTATATCGCATCTCCGTGGGAAAACtctcggaagcacgtgtgacgcaTGCGGCGTCGCATCATGGCGACTTCCCGAACTAAGGCGGACTgacggctcccgttgagaagcTGCGTTTGATCTAGTATTGAATAGTATAGTAATCTTGCGTAGTGCCCCCTGTCGCCTGCCGGATGTCACTTACGCGTCCGTGCGCTTGGAACATATATATTCTGCGTGTCTTCGATTCTTCATTAATGTTGCTGGTAGCTCCTGTGGTGTGTGGTTCTGTGTGTCCGTTGTACATTATGATTACTAGTAAACTCGAGGTCACACGTAGCAAGAAATGGCCCCACATACCCGAAGAGAACCgtgagaaaatgcgaatgcattgagCAGCGTCCATAACGGCATTTCGCACGTGGGAACCCAGCGTTAgaacaatgttttcttttttttttccttacactGTGCAGCCAATAGCGTCGTTCGccacacgtggcgtttttctaACGTAAGAAACGTGGTGTGCGTTtgcagctctagtagctagcgtgcacggttaaaaaatgctatgaagtgaacaaaacagcgttctcggctcaaCGGTGGCGTTTCACAGTGGCATTTCGAGCACACATagccggatgttcttgagaggtgcccagccagcgaacggtcgttAGAGAGGCGCGAGAGGACGGGAAAgtagggtggtggtggtagtggttagaagggagaggaaaaaggcacctaatttctgtctgccttcaggcgacacggcgcagtgccttataggggtggggggaaggagggataaaaagaatagaaggaaaatagatgaagaaatagacaggcaatcagcggaaaaagaaggagataggaaagtggggatccggtcgaagcagtccaagggcggggcgccacaatgcgagagctgcacggcgtcaggagaccgcggagggcgaaccagtcggcgggagctgcGCTGATGccagagatcgcgagggcacaaccgtccagcttgaaatcctgcgagcgaatcccggAAAGtagggcgcagggaggagagagagcgaacggcaagagaaggagcggcgaagcactgcacctaccctctcctacactctcttgcACCACATGCTCCAGTTGCTCGGGGTGAGGTTAAGTacacgcgcccgcagctgttactatgagagagggagtgagagcggagagataactcATGTCGGCATGCGGACACCGCCACGGACAACGCCAGATGCCTGACATAgtccgactaagaaatgcattcgcatttaaaagcgcccccccccccccccgccatgaCATCCTGTCGTCGTCCATGCATGCTGCATGACTGAATAGCACGGAATTGCGTGTCTGCAGGATGCTTCAAGTATTGTAAGTACAAAATATATTACAAAGGCTGCAGTGATGATCAGTATGAATACTGCGGACGTACAGCAGGGTACACTTATAACGTGACATATGCACTCAAAATTCCAAGTGAATCTGTAAGGGACAAATTAATAAAGGGAGAATCGATCtaaggcgcgtttttttttttgttagacacaaccttaatgtaaacctgggagtgttagtcagtgaCGCTGGCTAACGCTCCCAGGTTTAGATGCAGAGAAATACCCGGTAAAGTGGGTGGGTGGATGGCCACCACTGTAACTCAATGCGTAGAAAATTGGGTGCATCATCCGAAGGTCGTAGCACAGCCGCTACATAAAAGAAGGTTTTATGTTTGGACCATACCACACCCTCACCCATTTGGACCTATCCCGTCATTCGACACAGATTTGTTACGATAATGGCAATCGTGTGATGTTTCTTGAAAAAATGCTTTATCACCTTTATCCCTAAAAGGCCGTGGACCAATGACAGGTCGTTGTGAAAAGGATGTCGcttcgttttcttctttctttttcgcattCACTGCGAAGGTTATTTACTTTGGGCCTCGACCAACCAGGGTAAGGAGAGAGGCAGGGAAGGAGGGGCGCTGTTaaattttgcccccccccccccgtaggagtacgtagtgtacgtaaaacatggcagtgctctcggacgcccgcttcgaagtgattttgacgTAGTTgctgaaagattcactttgttcgccGCAAACGACTGTTTtaggcttcgcttgccttcaatTAGCTTCAACGACCGAGTATTGcagataagttggcgtagtttttgagatagctagTCATTTCGAAcgtgtctaggcctaactacaagatcgatataaacaaatcggcaacataaatgttttcgtGTTTATTGCGTGGTTCATAtgtatttacttttattattactaaaataaacttgtaacaatgcttcgtgtggtgacacaggcagacattctcgttttcttttccttttcactgttcttACTTCTCAACCCTCTGATAGGTGGCGTCACCATCCCAGCTAGGACACGTACACCACGTAAATGCTATCCCACTGAACTATAAGACGCTGTGAGCAACGAATGTTTGCTGCatggtaacgtcattcccttaacctccgctatcacgctaacggtaaactataactgccCAATGTTAACAAACCCACCTGTACGGTCGCTCCCCGGTGTGGATGCGAACGTGCTCGACCATGTGCGTCTTCTGCGTGAATCGGCGCTGGCAGATGTGACAGGCGTACGGTCGCTCGCCCGTGTGGATGAGACGGTGCTTGCTCAGTTGGCCCCGCTGAGCGAACGTGGCTCCACAGAAGCTGCACTCGTAGTGACGCCCGCCGCTGCCGCCAGCGCTGCTGGGCGCGGGGTGCTCCGAGCACAGGTGCGCCGACAGGTCCTGGCGGCACTGGAACACCTTGTGAACGATTGAAAAAAACACAACAGTCGAGTCCCGCTACGATGAACGCCGCTTCAGCAAAATTTCCGCTGCAACAAAAGAATTCTCGGTTCTCCACCAGCAGTTCATatataggagtcaatgcataaatattctcGCAATAACGAAAAAATTTCTTCTGCCattccgcttcaacgaaatttgatGACGCAATTCCCGACTCGGGTATTTAATTCTGTGAAGTAAACACATTCTTGAACATTTTGATGTATTTTCATATCACGAAAATACGTCTCAAAAGTCTAAGATGCtcattggcaccaccagaaaccgcagCTATAGAGTATAGCTGGGGTGCACTCTACAGCAGtcaccttttccttcctccgtgacagcAGCTGTTTACTAAGCATGGAGGCCGCCATCACtcaatagcgatggcaatgagactgccctacTAGGGTATAACTAGGTCACACTAGCCCGACTTTTCCCACCGGTACAGTGCACTAAAATCGGGCTTGCTTCTGAATACTTCTCAGCCGCAGACagtccgaagctgaagctcagtcgctcaatTCACCGAGTTTCGTACACACATGCTGCTGGGTGCAAGTATGGTGTACTGCATAGTGCAATCGTGGAGCAATGCCTTTTTCAATACCAacgcttttgtttcttttcgcGCTTGGACAGTGAGGTCACTGGTCAGAGCGGCTGTTAGTCCGTGTTATCAACAAAATCAAGTATACACGACTAGTGGATGATGAGAATCACGTAGAATAAGACATAAGTCACCGCTCCGCGATACCATGCGTCCATCTTGGCATTGTCTAATATCTCTTgatggcggacagctgctggcGTTAGCGTGCAACCGATATGTTCACTAACAAAAGGTggtgtgtccgttgtttcaacgTGTTTTTCGACATGGTGTCGCTATGCATGTGTGATGATTGCGTCATGACGCTTTTGGGGAAGAGAATGAGGCATGCTATAGGCTTTTCAATTTTTGGGAATAatggttactttttttttcgctagccGAGGTTATTggttgattcatatgtggggtttaacgtcccaaaattaccgtatgattatgagagacgccgtagtggagggctctggtaatttcgaccacctggggttcttcaacgtgcacccaaatgtgtgcgcacgagcctacagcatttacgcctccatcgaaaatgcagccgccgcagctaggattcgagcccgcgacctgcgggtggcagcagccgagtaccttaaccactagacctccgcggtgGGGCTAGCTGAGGTGagctccatatttttttttttaatttcacaacAACTAAActctcgcttcaacgaaattttttctgcGCCTCGTTAGTTTCGTTGTATAGTGGGCttagaactgaaaaaaaaaacagatattcTCATTGACAGGACAAAGAGAGAATGAGAAACACCGCAGTGTGTACGACGCATGTGCTCTCTTTACATGACGTCTCTCAAAACGCACAGGTATGCACAGGCCATTCCACCCTGTCGACGTAATCATACGCCACCTTCACAAACACAACTGCCACGGAGCGACGCACCGCTCTTCCCTCGACGCCGTGGTCCCTGCCGAGGTGGGGCGTAGTCTTACGGTCTCAGACTCTTAATGCCAGTAGATGAGGGAGTGGTAGCTTTCTTGGAAAAGGGTTGTGTCACCCGCGATCTCTGATGCCATCGTAGCTCTCGCCTATCGGCCCGCCATCCACGATCTTCTGACGCCCTGTAGCTCTCGCTGATCGGTACCCCGTCCTGGAATTTATTCGATCGTATCCACCATATTTGCTAtttcttctctcttctttcttcaccAATGTATGACGAGTGCTCCGTCTTctacttctttctctttctatatACCGTTATTTTTATCCCCTTGGCACCTCCCCTACAAGGACCTTAGCCGTGTCGCCAACTAGGCAGACAGATATTAGctccttttacagcgaaagctgttgagaccacaactcaggtcacgtgcagttgtcggccgccaccgctggtgtccgtaaccacatcgcgcgaaattagagaaaaaaaaaaactagcaccaacgACACAGTGGATCCCGAACccaggtccactgggtgccagcccagttttctaccactgagccacgccggtgcttgggacttgttggcgaacttgccttaggcaggcttgatgtcggaaagtgttttaaaacagcgaaagaacaaccagtcgtcgcacagtgcgaatggcataacgagtgggccgtctaatgccctgtgatgtgtggtgcgcgttcaaagtgcgcgccttcgaaaagtgcgcgtcacggaaaaaaaaaacaaaaggagaaataccagagtgcacgtgcggtgctgcttaaacaagaatgacgacgttaaagagcgtcaagcacgaggatgcgtggcaggacgtgaagtaaacaaaaggtaaaacatccaatgggcagcgaacacggagatttcaaggcccaatggcttgacaccacgaaacagtagtatctccaatgagaacgagacaagtgggccagagctgaagcaggagcctggggagaccagagcaaggggagttcgaagaagacggtgcaagcggaaggtcgtcaccggaccgggcgctgaagatgggccgtcgggcgtaggacccgagcctgcaggtcttcaaccggccggggcctcctgccgtcgtgttcccgctccaaaggaccgtggccatccggtcctgaactcctttccagggcctgcggactttggttccggcaggcgagctacagccgtcgggctccgggcccgagctgtgcgcccagctgcttgactaggtcgaccctggttctctgacgcgtcaccaccagcctgcgttctctcgtcacagacgggtccacactcctaaagccagagccaccacgttccggcctggtttctcgacgtgtcgtcagcagccagcgttctttcatccccgtcctgcccgcgtcctgaagccggaatcaccgcgttccgttttgctcatcgtcggcggaattcaacgtgtgggtgagaccgaacagatatcttgcgctactcccatcactcagcccctttcgaacgttaggtttagttactgactttgaacgttcttgttgggtgtttacagatgtgtttcgtcatgtccagtcaactgtttattaagtgttttgttttgtgaggaatctttgcctttttacttttcaattaaactttttgtgtgtttcttggaaaccgaacggctttgtccttattaacaaaactctctgaggctcagcccgggagaaaaacaaatcagcaacaagaaccctgcatcacaaattggcgtccgcagcgacaggacaaagtcgtttgtttttccagtagatttttttgacgcggttaacacgatgacgaacacgtgggagttaattgagttggcggataaaatgggattgacgggagcggagtttagagtatggtacg encodes:
- the LOC119164967 gene encoding uncharacterized protein LOC119164967 is translated as MAASMLSKQLLSRRKEKVFQCRQDLSAHLCSEHPAPSSAGGSGGRHYECSFCGATFAQRGQLSKHRLIHTGERPYACHICQRRFTQKTHMVEHVRIHTGERPYRCEECQAAFTQKTHLVGHRRTHTGERPFKCSECVKAFSTSSSLSRHRFVAHALQSTGRGRREVTFL